The following coding sequences lie in one Streptomyces albofaciens JCM 4342 genomic window:
- a CDS encoding glycosyltransferase family 39 protein, producing the protein MTVTSLRPAGSVISGASVGRALLRGVAGLAPPAVALVLGMWRIWAPSAWTDEIVTIDVARRSWPQLTELLGRVDAVHGLHYVLMWLVGQMNGGLDEFTARVPSAVAVAVAAAGLSWLGRLLGGPRLGLYAGLLLAVLPTASRYAQEARSFAFVMAVAVPATGVLVKILSGGARARWPAGYAVLIALLGWFNLLGLLLVAAHAVTVALRRPDRRTLVHLLTALAAGLAAVVPLLILAAAQSSAVGDAAPVTAGTPFNYFTWLLTPGQATLPTALKLLLTGTALGALALLAVRRHKTPPLALAVGVPWLAVPPLLLMAVSFGHPLFAYRYLLFCLPGLALLLATAATTVPPRLQLLLALLPAVPVYASHQAIRQEDSRQWGTHAVIRTLRIHDAPGDAVLFSGARCGLIATAFKEAFTGRSDLGRARTAATLGALDHLPADPALLRQRLTHTPRVWHITCTHLSSTARQAATRTTAVQKQALRGRFAAFCRFLR; encoded by the coding sequence GTGACAGTCACCTCGCTCCGGCCCGCCGGGTCTGTCATATCCGGCGCCTCCGTCGGCCGTGCCCTGCTGAGAGGCGTGGCCGGACTCGCGCCGCCGGCCGTCGCCCTCGTCCTCGGTATGTGGCGGATCTGGGCCCCCTCCGCGTGGACCGACGAGATCGTCACCATCGACGTGGCACGGCGGTCCTGGCCGCAGCTGACGGAGCTGCTGGGCCGGGTCGACGCGGTCCACGGCCTGCACTACGTGCTGATGTGGCTGGTGGGGCAGATGAACGGAGGGCTCGACGAGTTCACCGCGCGGGTGCCGTCCGCGGTGGCGGTGGCCGTCGCGGCCGCCGGCCTGTCGTGGCTGGGGCGGCTGCTCGGCGGTCCGCGCCTCGGGCTGTACGCGGGGCTGCTGCTCGCCGTGCTGCCGACCGCGTCACGCTATGCGCAGGAGGCCCGCTCGTTCGCCTTCGTCATGGCGGTGGCGGTGCCGGCCACCGGCGTCCTGGTGAAGATCCTGTCCGGCGGTGCCCGGGCCCGGTGGCCGGCCGGCTACGCCGTGCTGATCGCCCTTCTGGGCTGGTTCAACCTGCTGGGCCTGCTGCTGGTGGCCGCCCACGCGGTCACCGTGGCCCTCCGGCGCCCCGACCGCCGCACCCTCGTACACCTGCTGACGGCCCTGGCCGCCGGCCTCGCCGCCGTCGTCCCGCTGCTGATCCTGGCCGCCGCCCAGAGCTCCGCCGTGGGCGACGCCGCGCCGGTCACCGCCGGAACCCCGTTCAACTACTTCACCTGGCTCCTCACTCCCGGCCAGGCCACCCTCCCCACCGCGCTGAAACTCCTGCTCACCGGCACGGCCTTGGGCGCACTGGCGCTCCTGGCGGTCCGCCGGCACAAGACCCCACCGTTGGCCCTGGCGGTCGGCGTGCCCTGGCTGGCCGTGCCCCCGCTACTCCTCATGGCCGTCTCCTTCGGCCACCCCCTCTTCGCCTACCGCTACCTGCTGTTCTGCCTGCCGGGTCTGGCCCTGCTGCTCGCGACGGCCGCCACCACCGTGCCCCCGCGTCTGCAACTGCTGCTCGCGCTCCTCCCGGCCGTCCCCGTCTACGCCTCCCACCAGGCCATCCGCCAGGAGGACAGCCGCCAGTGGGGCACCCACGCCGTCATCAGGACCCTGCGCATCCACGACGCCCCCGGCGACGCCGTCCTCTTCTCCGGTGCCCGGTGCGGCCTGATCGCCACCGCCTTCAAGGAAGCCTTCACGGGCCGCTCCGACCTGGGCCGGGCCCGGACGGCCGCCACACTCGGCGCCCTGGACCACTTGCCCGCCGACCCGGCCCTCCTGCGACAGCGCCTGACCCACACCCCCCGCGTGTGGCACATCACCTGCACCCACCTCTCGTCCACCGCCCGCCAAGCTGCCACCCGTACCACCGCAGTTCAGAAACAGGCGCTCAGAGGGCGTTTTGCCGCCTTTTGCAGGTTTCTACGATGA
- a CDS encoding sensor histidine kinase: protein MLRWVPTEIRAAVVAGLAACVVFAGGAWWLRAHVHDETLEQTARLATVQARTTAATEATADQTHVFERGFWPKIEMDDGGRVHPAAGIAVTLDGLADLLPPAPPDAGPDWTRTVTVSAERTRGLERRWRAQLEAALPQGDDPAAATVRTQARLRINRLLHRDVTAVAARYTLPDHRCADPDDAPGRCRRTVYHLVPPDDADAAVASLDAPLKAGVPAAALIVAATAWITARRSLRPVEAMRAQVADITDTTDLHRRVPVPVARDRIRALAETTNATLNHLEEAAERQRRFVADASHELRSPITALHTQLEVALAHPEHLADAVHDALQATDRLRRVTDDLLYLARPGTCELRDTVDLVEIAHELAHEYGHRGHPVDLGPFPEEAPARGDALQLHRLLRNLLDNAHRHAADRVTLSITPHEHGWDISVHNDGTPLAPEDLERVFERFTRLDEARARDTGGSGLGLAIARDIAHRHHGTLTAHTRHPDPGTTFTLHLPAMKASP, encoded by the coding sequence GTGCTGCGGTGGGTACCGACCGAGATCCGGGCCGCGGTCGTCGCGGGCCTCGCCGCCTGCGTCGTCTTCGCGGGCGGCGCATGGTGGCTGCGCGCCCATGTCCACGACGAAACCCTCGAACAGACCGCTCGGCTCGCCACGGTCCAGGCCCGCACCACCGCGGCGACCGAGGCGACCGCGGACCAGACCCACGTCTTCGAGCGGGGCTTCTGGCCCAAGATCGAGATGGACGACGGCGGCCGGGTCCACCCCGCCGCCGGCATCGCCGTCACCCTGGACGGTCTCGCCGACCTGCTGCCGCCCGCCCCGCCCGACGCCGGCCCCGACTGGACCCGCACCGTCACCGTCAGCGCCGAGCGCACCCGCGGCCTGGAGCGGCGGTGGCGCGCCCAGCTCGAAGCCGCGCTGCCGCAGGGGGACGATCCCGCCGCCGCGACCGTCCGCACGCAGGCCCGCCTGCGCATCAACCGCCTGCTCCACCGGGACGTGACCGCCGTCGCCGCCCGCTACACCCTTCCCGACCACCGTTGCGCCGACCCCGACGACGCCCCCGGCAGGTGCCGGCGCACCGTCTACCACCTGGTCCCGCCCGACGACGCCGACGCGGCTGTCGCCTCCCTCGACGCGCCCCTGAAGGCCGGTGTCCCGGCCGCCGCCCTGATCGTGGCGGCCACCGCCTGGATCACCGCCCGCCGCTCCCTGCGACCCGTCGAAGCCATGCGCGCGCAGGTCGCGGACATCACCGACACCACCGACCTGCACCGGAGGGTCCCCGTCCCGGTTGCCCGTGACCGGATCCGCGCTCTGGCCGAGACCACGAACGCCACCTTGAACCACCTCGAAGAAGCCGCCGAACGGCAACGCCGTTTCGTCGCCGACGCCTCCCACGAACTCCGCTCACCAATCACGGCCCTGCACACCCAGCTCGAAGTCGCCCTCGCCCACCCCGAACACCTCGCCGACGCCGTCCATGACGCCCTCCAGGCCACCGACCGGCTCCGCCGCGTCACCGACGACCTCCTCTACCTGGCCCGCCCCGGCACATGCGAACTCCGGGACACGGTCGACCTGGTCGAGATCGCTCACGAACTCGCCCATGAGTACGGACACCGAGGCCATCCGGTCGACCTCGGTCCTTTCCCCGAGGAAGCGCCCGCGCGCGGTGACGCCCTCCAACTCCACCGGCTCCTGCGCAACCTCCTCGACAACGCCCACCGGCACGCCGCCGACCGCGTCACGCTCTCCATCACCCCGCACGAGCACGGGTGGGACATCTCCGTACACAACGACGGCACTCCGCTCGCTCCCGAAGACCTGGAACGGGTCTTCGAACGCTTCACCCGCCTCGACGAGGCCCGCGCCCGCGACACCGGCGGCAGCGGCCTCGGCCTGGCCATCGCCCGCGACATCGCCCACCGCCACCACGGCACCCTCACCGCCCACACCCGCCACCCCGACCCCGGTACCACCTTCACCCTCCACCTCCCGGCGATGAAGGCGTCACCGTGA
- a CDS encoding IS5 family transposase, giving the protein MSARRRYPSDLSDARWALVEPLLTSWREEIVRRGLNIGHPPRHDLRDLLDAVLYVARTGIPWRYLPHDYPHWNTVYQYFARWEQAGVFEQLNALLRRRVREDEGRTPEPTAMVIDAQSIKTSANVPAAGQGADAGKKIVGRKRSVVIDTTGLLLAVLVTAASIQDSTAGETLLNRIAAAHPTIRKGWADRGYREYLVDRAARLGIDLEIVRRTPGAARGFTVQPRRWCVERTLGWLMLNRRLARDYEALPARSTAMIYIAMIALMTRRLTRETTPTWRGL; this is encoded by the coding sequence ATGAGCGCGCGTCGCCGCTATCCCAGTGACCTGTCAGATGCCCGCTGGGCCCTGGTCGAACCGCTGCTGACCAGCTGGCGGGAGGAAATCGTCCGCCGGGGCCTCAACATCGGCCACCCGCCCCGCCATGACCTGCGCGATCTCCTGGACGCGGTGCTCTACGTGGCCCGCACCGGCATCCCCTGGCGCTACCTGCCGCACGACTATCCACATTGGAACACGGTCTACCAGTACTTTGCCCGCTGGGAGCAGGCCGGCGTCTTCGAGCAGCTCAACGCCCTGCTGCGGCGCCGCGTCCGCGAGGACGAAGGCCGCACGCCGGAGCCGACCGCGATGGTGATCGACGCCCAGAGCATCAAGACCTCCGCCAACGTCCCCGCGGCCGGCCAGGGCGCCGACGCCGGCAAGAAGATCGTGGGCCGCAAGCGGAGCGTCGTGATCGACACGACCGGCCTGCTGCTGGCCGTCCTGGTCACCGCCGCGAGCATCCAGGACTCCACCGCCGGCGAGACCCTGCTCAACCGGATCGCCGCCGCCCACCCCACCATCCGCAAGGGCTGGGCCGACCGCGGCTACCGCGAATACCTTGTCGACCGCGCCGCCCGCCTCGGCATCGACCTCGAAATCGTCCGCCGCACCCCCGGCGCAGCCCGCGGCTTCACCGTGCAACCGCGCAGGTGGTGCGTGGAGCGCACCCTGGGATGGCTGATGCTGAACCGCCGCCTGGCCCGCGACTACGAAGCCCTCCCGGCCCGCTCCACCGCCATGATCTACATCGCGATGATCGCCCTCATGACGCGACGCCTCACCAGAGAAACCACACCAACCTGGCGAGGACTGTGA
- a CDS encoding response regulator transcription factor — translation MHRILLIEDDPQVGPAIRRGLTAEGYAVDLATDGVTGLECALAGDHDVIVLDVMLPRLHGYGVCGRLRAAGVTTPVLMLTAKDGEHDEAEGLDTGADDYLTKPFSYVVLLSRLRALLRRGGRTGASPVLRHGDLWADLTTRRAGRGTTAVHLTGKQFGVLVALIRAEGRVLSKGEILDEVWDPAFRGDASIVEVYVSALRRKIDAPWGTRSIETVRGYGYRLAPTGSTGE, via the coding sequence GTGCATCGCATTCTGCTCATCGAGGACGATCCCCAGGTCGGCCCTGCCATTCGGCGGGGCCTGACCGCCGAGGGCTACGCCGTGGACCTCGCCACCGACGGCGTCACCGGCCTGGAATGCGCGCTGGCCGGGGATCACGACGTCATCGTCCTGGACGTGATGCTGCCCCGCCTCCACGGCTACGGGGTGTGCGGCCGGCTGCGGGCCGCCGGCGTCACCACGCCCGTACTGATGCTGACCGCGAAGGACGGCGAACACGACGAAGCCGAGGGCCTGGACACCGGCGCCGACGACTACCTCACCAAGCCGTTCTCCTACGTCGTCCTCCTCTCCCGGCTGCGGGCCCTCCTGCGGCGCGGCGGCCGCACCGGCGCCTCACCCGTGCTGCGTCACGGGGACCTGTGGGCCGACCTGACCACCCGCCGGGCCGGCCGCGGCACCACCGCCGTCCACCTCACCGGCAAACAGTTCGGCGTGCTGGTCGCGCTGATCCGCGCCGAGGGGCGGGTGCTGTCCAAGGGCGAGATCCTCGACGAGGTGTGGGACCCGGCCTTCCGCGGTGACGCCTCGATCGTCGAGGTGTACGTCTCCGCTCTCCGCCGTAAGATCGACGCCCCTTGGGGGACACGTTCGATCGAAACCGTCCGCGGTTACGGCTACCGGCTCGCCCCCACCGGGAGCACCGGTGAGTGA